Within the Corynebacterium sp. sy039 genome, the region CAGAAACAATGCCTAGAAACGACGTGCGCCATACCAAGGCATCGAATCAACAGAAACCACCTGTACTGGAATGCCATAATCTGAGGCGTGAATAAGCATTCCGTCACCGATATACATGCCCACGTGAGTAGCACCAGGATAGTAACCAACAACATCACCTGGTTGCAGTTCTTCTCGACTCACAGGAGTGCCTGCCGCCATCTGTGCCTGAGAAGTACGTGGCACAGTAAGACCAGCTTGCTGATAAGACCAATAGATAAGACCGGAACAGTCGAAAGCATCTGGTCCGATCGCTCCCCAGCTATATGGTGCCCCTTGCTTACTCATTGCGGCTGCTACTGCGGCCTTAGCTGTCTCACTACCTCCACTTGGAATAGAAAACTCCTGAGCCACAAAATCCAAGACAGGCTCATTCTTTTCTATCCAACGCGTACGATCTTGTTCAGAAAGACCATCCACCTGAGCAGCAAGCTCATTAGTCTGTTCCTCTAACTCTTCACGCTCCTTAAGCAAGAGCTTGTGCTTTTGCTCAATATCATGACGCTTATGCTTAGCTTCTGCTAAAGCACG harbors:
- a CDS encoding NlpC/P60 family protein; translated protein: MNKSRRFFGSVAAVVAGISVLSLSPVVSADELDTLLASMEEVSQQANAKNEEVKQLEIDLENQGKELEVLEQEVKDASALVDQAKSQEDQYKEQINRISGTKYKGTLVDPITNAISSDDPQQAIDRAAYLSTLSKKTQGLLGELSDSTRQAAKARNDKSRALAEAKHKRHDIEQKHKLLLKEREELEEQTNELAAQVDGLSEQDRTRWIEKNEPVLDFVAQEFSIPSGGSETAKAAVAAAMSKQGAPYSWGAIGPDAFDCSGLIYWSYQQAGLTVPRTSQAQMAAGTPVSREELQPGDVVGYYPGATHVGMYIGDGMLIHASDYGIPVQVVSVDSMPWYGARRF